A single window of Triplophysa rosa linkage group LG2, Trosa_1v2, whole genome shotgun sequence DNA harbors:
- the paqr3a gene encoding progestin and adipoQ receptor family member 3a → MPSAKMQKNAQYIELGSYQYWPVLVPRGIRLYTYEQVPGFLKENPYITDGYRAYLTSRLCIKSLFILSNETVNIWSHLLGFCLFFTLGVYDLLAVLPTLGASREDYVIYSIGLFCFQVCMLCSVGYHLFCCHRSEKTSRRWMALDYAGISIGIIGCYIPGVFYAFYCNNYWRQVYLLTVLAMMLAVFFAQIHPHYLTKKWQQLRSVIFCAVAGYGLIPTVHWIWLSGGFSADIVQEFVFRVLVMYILAVAAIVFYTSKVPERYFPGQLNYLGSSHQIWHILVVLMFYWWHQSALSLTNHRHSHPCPDYPHHS, encoded by the exons ATGCCATCAGCAAAGATGCAGAAAAATGCCCAGTACATTGAATTGGGCAGTTACCAGTATTGGCCAGTTCTGGTGCCCAGAGGGATCCGCCTGTACACTTATGAACAGGTGCCTGGCTTTCTTAAAGAAAACCCTTATATCACGGATGGTTACAGAGCCTATCTCACCTCTAGACTGTGCATTAAAAG CCTTTTCATTCTGTCCAATGAGACGGTAAACATCTGGAGCCACCTGTTGGGCTTCTGCTTATTCTTCACATTGGGAGTTTATGATTTGCTGGCTGTGCTGCCTACGTTAGGAGCGTCCAGAGAGGATTATGTCATCTATTCCATAGGACTATTCTGCTTCCAG GTGTGCATGCTGTGTTCTGTGGGCTATCACCTGTTCTGCTGTCACCGCTCCGAAAAGACCAGCCGCCGCTGGATGGCGTTGGACTACGCTGGCATCTCCATTGGAATCATAGGCTGTTACATTCCAGGAGTGTTCTACGCCTTCTACTGCAATAAC tactGGCGGCAGGTGTACCTGTTAACTGTTCTGGCTATGATGCTGGCGGTGTTCTTCGCCCAGATACACCCTCATTACTTGACCAAGAAGTGGCAGCAGCTACGCTCCGTTATATTCTGTGCTGTCGCAGGATACGGCCTAATCCCAACTGTTCATTGGATCTGGCTCAGCGGGGGGTTCAGCGCAGACATAGTCCAG GAATTTGTTTTCCGGGTGCTGGTAATGTACATACTTGCTGTAGCCGCTATCGTCTTCTATACCTCCAAAGTCCCAGAGCGGTATTTTCCAG GTCAGCTGAACTATCTGGGCTCCAGCCATCAGATCTGGCACATATTGGTTGTGCTTATGTTCTACTGGTGGCATCAGTCTGCACTTTCCTTAACCAACCACCGTCATTCTCATCCTTGCCCAGACTACCCTCATCATTCCTAG